A DNA window from Hydractinia symbiolongicarpus strain clone_291-10 chromosome 6, HSymV2.1, whole genome shotgun sequence contains the following coding sequences:
- the LOC130647099 gene encoding tRNA (adenine(58)-N(1))-methyltransferase non-catalytic subunit TRM6-like: MSSVIEAGKGVILRKGKNLKYVCVSDKKVEKMEKFLFSCKDMIGKPYGTAFKVIDKKSLEVIDPVLVEEHAEEYENNASINHDEITQDNRSIVDNPESQKLSKDEIMSLRDTGKTGEEIVQTLVDNSATFKDRTEFSKAKYIKKKKKKYLAQFVALRPCARLLAELYFFKNPNKIMDLRTDSLAQVLTWSNVQANSNVLLMETCQGFVAGAVMERLGAGGSMVQIYQGSFPVRIILEQFNFSVSERREKCCCFPMEKIACLEELFATSQDDGELLEYILGKNSITDKNDQTEKPTTDTTSTVEVSADTKMEPTVDMSVDTKMEPTVDMSVDTKMEPTVDMRVDKTEQTGDLSADVCMSVDTKTEPNPTEKEYEKSGTEPISNAHVKNSNLKRKHAEDGEINENKYTNRVAFISKEERATECLRALSHLRSKNFDCLIIVAKYHPKSLLLALLEFLPIAMPFVVYFTHQEPLAECYIALRDRKIAVNLELTETWLRNIQVLPKRTHPEIVMSATGGYILRGIKVDSTS, encoded by the exons ATGTCATCAGTTATTGAAGCTGGAAAAGGCGTCATACTTAGAAAagggaaaaatttaaaatatgtatgtGTATCAGACAAAAAGGtggaaaaaatggaaaaattccTCTTCTCGTGCAAAGATATGATTGGTAAGCCTTATGGAACAGCGTTTAAGGTTATCGATAAGAAATCATTAGAGGTTATTGATCCAGTGTTAGTGGAGGAACATGCTGAAGAATACGAAAATAATGCTT CGATAAACCACGACGAGATAACACAAGATAATCGGAGTATAGTTGACAACCCCGAATCGCAGAAACTTTCCAAGGATGAAATTATGTCGCTACGAGACACAGGTAAGACTGGGGAGGAAATTGTTCAAACGCTTGTTGATAATAGTGCCACATTCAAAGATCGAACCGAATTTTCAAAAGCGAAATAcatcaagaagaagaagaagaa ATATTTGGCACAATTTGTAGCTCTGCGGCCGTGTGCAAGACTTTTGGCggaactttatttctttaaaaatcccAACAAGATCATGGATTTACGTACCGATAGTTTAGCGCAAGTGTTAACGTGGAGCAACGTGCAAGCGAATTCGAACGTGCTACTTATGGAGACGTGCCAAGGCTTCGTTGCAGGCGCGGTAATGGAAAGACTTGGTGCAGGTGGTAGTATGGTGCAGATATATCAGGGTTCCTTTCCTGTCCGAATTATATTAGAACAGTTTAATTTTTCGGTAAGCGAGAGAAGAGAAAAATGCTGCTGTTTTCCTATGGAAAAGATAGCATGTTTGGAAGAACTGTTCGCTACATCACAAGATGACGGTGAATTGTTGGAGTATATATTAGGTAAGAATTCCATCACTGATAAAAACGATCAAACTGAAAAACCCACCACCGACACAACATCGACTGTCGAAGTAAGTGCCGACACAAAGATGGAGCCAACTGTCGACATGAGTGTAGACACAAAGATGGAGCCAACTGTCGACATGAGTGTAGATACGAAAATGGAGCCAACTGTCGATATGAGAGTAGACAAGACGGAACAAACTGGCGACCTTAGTGCAGACGTCTGTATGAGTGTAGACACGAAGACGGAGCCGAATCCAACAGAGAAGGAGTATGAAAAGAGCGGCACGGAACCAATCAGTAACGCACACGTGAAAAATTCGAATCTAAAACGTAAACACGCGGAGGACGGTGaaataaatgaaaacaaatatacAAACCGAGTTGCGTTCATATCGAAAGAAGAGCGAGCTACGGAGTGTCTGCGAGCATTGTCTCATTTGCGTTCGAAAAACTTCGACTGCTTGATTATCGTTGCCAAATACCACCCTAAGTCATTACTTTTAGCGTTGCTGGAATTCCTACCGATTGCTATGCCGTTTGTGGTGTACTTCACCCACCAAGAACCGCTAGCGGAGTGCTACATAGCCTTAAGAGATAGAAAAATTGCTGTGAATTTAGAATTAACAGAGACTTGGTTACGAAATATTCAAGTTTTACCGAAAAGGACACATCCGGAGATTGTGATGAGCGCTACTGGAGGATATATATTAAGAGGCATAAAAGTTGATAGCACGTCATAA